Proteins found in one Populus alba chromosome 14, ASM523922v2, whole genome shotgun sequence genomic segment:
- the LOC118050954 gene encoding auxin-induced in root cultures protein 12-like, producing the protein MAGAQVILALKSSKGAPEVKTYNIISYGGIREERLSFDVWDLSAETNATSGEFTIYASVKLPEKIESFNHIWQVGAAVNNGKPVKHEFAAENKDAKATLELTTAQKTGKTATTTTPAGGNSTGNGTTSSSNTTATGGWRQ; encoded by the coding sequence ATGGCGGGGGCCCAAGTCATTTTAGCTTTGAAATCCAGCAAAGGCGCACCAGAGGTAAAAACATACAACATCATATCATACGGTGGCATCAGGGAGGAGAGACTGTCTTTTGATGTTTGGGACTTGAGTGCTGAGACCAATGCAACAAGTGGTGAGTTTACCATCTATGCATCGGTTAAGTTGCCTGAAAAGATTGAGTCTTTTAATCATATTTGGCAAGTGGGTGCTGCTGTGAATAATGGGAAGCCTGTCAAGCATGAATTTGCAGCAGAAAACAAGGATGCTAAAGCAACTTTGGAGTTGACTACTGCTCAGAAAACTGGCAAGACTGCTACCACCACCACCCCAGCTGGTGGCAATTCAACAGGCAATGGTACTACTAGTTCTTCAAATACCACCGCTACTGGTGGGTGGCGGCAATAG